The genomic window CAGCAGAAACCCAAGGTTGGGAGAATATGCGGGAAGTAAATTTGCCCTCACCGACCTCACCGATTTCAGGAATAATGTGATTTACAATTGGGGTCACAACAATATCTACGGTGGTGAAGGAATGAATGCAAATATTGTGAATAATTACTACAAACCGGGTCCTGCAACCACGATCAGAAACAGAATTGTTGCCATCGATAAAAATGAAAAACCTGAAACAGAAGTATACAACATCTGGGGAAAATATTACGTTAATGGAAATGTTGTGGAAGGAAGCCCGGAAGTGACAAAAGATAACTGGGCAAAAGGTGTTTTTGCACAAATGAAACCGTCTTACCATTTGACGGAAAAAGATAAAAATTCCATAAAAATCAACCAGCCGCATGATATTCAGAATAATGTAAAAACGCAGTCTCCGAAAGAAGCTTACGAGAAAATTTTGCAGCTTGGAGGGGCAAGTCTGGTGAGAGATGCCGTGGATCTGCATGTGTTGAGAGATGTTCAAAACGGAAGTTTCACTTACAAAGGCTCAAAAGGAAGCATCAACGGAATCATCGATTCTCAACAGGATGTCGGCGGATTTCCAAATTTAAAAACAGGAAAACCTCTCCCCGATTCAGACAACGATGGGATGCCTGATCAATGGGAAATTAAAAATAAATTAAATCCAAAAACAGCAAATGCAAACGGAAGAGACTTAGATAAAAACTATGATAATATTGAGGTGTATTTTAATGATCTTGTTAAAAAAATAACCGAAAAGCAAAACCACTAACCATGAAAATTCTTTGTTAAAAATCGGCTATACAATGAAAAATAATATGAAATTCAATTTGTTTAAAATATTAATTGCAGGAGTATTTGTTACTTCAAATTTTTCAGCACAAACTTCTGTTATTGAAAAAATTAAAAAAAATCCTAAAGCACCCTTTTCGTATGCAGAACTTTCTGTAAAAGAAGGCGGCCAATGGGAAGGCAACAAATATGTTGGCGGAACCTTCAAAAATGTGCAGGAACTTACCCTTCCTTCCGAGCATACCGATCATTCTTACGATATCAGGTATGAAGGTATTGGCCTGGAAAACAACCAGATTGGCTACAGACTATACCTGGATTGGAGAAATGCGACGGATATTTTCGGTAAAAAAGTAAACACCCTGGTTTTACCCGAAGTCGGACAAGACGGCTTCGAGTCTTACCATCACGATGCGCCTTGGGGACAGGATATTTTGAATTCCGGGCGTACGATCGGTATCGGTTCTTACGGAAGATATGATGAGCAGAATGATTTTGTTGAAACTTTTAAAATCGTAAAAAATACGGCTGTAAAAATAGTCAATGAAAAAGACCAGTCGTATGCAACCATAGACTACAAAGGCTGGAAAACGTGGGGAGATGCGGTAGATCTGCAATCCAGACTGACGATTTTCAATAAAGACCGTTTTGTAAAAGTTGATTTAAATCTAAATACTGCTTTTTCAGGATTATGCACCGGGATTGTTGCCATTAAAAATATTCCGTTTAAACAAGGAATCAG from Chryseobacterium wanjuense includes these protein-coding regions:
- a CDS encoding pectate lyase family protein encodes the protein MKKRFTRLFTIAILCGISTWADAQNVLSFPGAEGFGRYTTGGRGGKVFFVTKLADDGSEGTLRYALDQKGARYIVFKTGGTIYLESPLRIKEGDVTIAGQTAPGDGITVANYETFVAADNVVIRYMRFRMGDQKKFEGDAFGARFIKNLMVDHCSMSWSTDETVSIYVNENTTLQWCIIAESLRNSAHQKGAHGYGGIAGGKFASFHHNMYAHHDSRNPRLGEYAGSKFALTDLTDFRNNVIYNWGHNNIYGGEGMNANIVNNYYKPGPATTIRNRIVAIDKNEKPETEVYNIWGKYYVNGNVVEGSPEVTKDNWAKGVFAQMKPSYHLTEKDKNSIKINQPHDIQNNVKTQSPKEAYEKILQLGGASLVRDAVDLHVLRDVQNGSFTYKGSKGSINGIIDSQQDVGGFPNLKTGKPLPDSDNDGMPDQWEIKNKLNPKTANANGRDLDKNYDNIEVYFNDLVKKITEKQNH
- a CDS encoding DUF4861 family protein; amino-acid sequence: MKNNMKFNLFKILIAGVFVTSNFSAQTSVIEKIKKNPKAPFSYAELSVKEGGQWEGNKYVGGTFKNVQELTLPSEHTDHSYDIRYEGIGLENNQIGYRLYLDWRNATDIFGKKVNTLVLPEVGQDGFESYHHDAPWGQDILNSGRTIGIGSYGRYDEQNDFVETFKIVKNTAVKIVNEKDQSYATIDYKGWKTWGDAVDLQSRLTIFNKDRFVKVDLNLNTAFSGLCTGIVAIKNIPFKQGISKNKKWGYIATYGQQTLAKKEDNLGMAVFYPLEIFDKYVKTKSTHTVVFKKTKSVSYYFLGAWSQEPNGLTTEEAFYQDLDKKLDILDKNNQL